One region of Balaenoptera ricei isolate mBalRic1 chromosome 5, mBalRic1.hap2, whole genome shotgun sequence genomic DNA includes:
- the APBB2 gene encoding amyloid beta precursor protein binding family B member 2 isoform X7, whose protein sequence is MAERKNAKALACSSLQERAHVNLDVPLQVDFPTPKTELVQKFHVQYLGMLPVDKPVGMDTLNNAIESLTTSSSKEDWPSVNMNVADATVTVISDKNEEEILVECRVRFLSFMGVGKDVHTFAFIMDTGNQHFECHVFWCEPNAGNVSEAVQAACMLRYQKCLVARPPSQKVRPPPPPADSVTRRVTTNVKRGVLSLIDTLKQKRPVTETP, encoded by the exons ATGGCCGAACGGAAGAACGCCAAAGCCCTGGCCTGCAGCTCCCTGCAGGAAAGGGCCCACGTGAACCTCGACGTGCCCCTGCAAG TAGATTTTCCAACACCAAAGACTGAGCTGGTCCAGAAGTTCCACGTGCAGTACTTGGGCATGCTACCTGTGGACAAACCAGTCG GAATGGATACCCTGAACAATGCCATAGAAAGTCTTACGACCTCGTCCAGCAAGGAGGACTGGCCTTCGGTGAACATGAACGTGGCCGATGCTACTGTGACTGTCATCAGTGACAAG AATGAAGAGGAGATCCTGGTGGAGTGTCGGGTGCGATTCCTATCCTTCATGGGCGTCGGGAAGGATGTGCATACGTTTGCCTTCATCATGGACACTGGGAACCAGCACTTTGAGTGCCACGTTTTCTGGTGCGAGCCTAATGCCGGTAACGTGTCCGAGGCGGTGCAGGCCGCCTGCATG ttacgaTACCAGAAGTGCTTGGTAGCCAGGCCGCCTTCACAGAAAGTTCGACCACCTCCTCCACCAGCAGACTCTGTGACCAGGAGAGTCACAACCAATGTAAAACGAGGGGTCTTATCCCTCATTGACACTTTGAAACAGAAACGCCCTGTCACAGAAACGCCGTAG